The proteins below are encoded in one region of Brassica napus cultivar Da-Ae chromosome A6, Da-Ae, whole genome shotgun sequence:
- the LOC111198680 gene encoding kinesin-like protein KIN-10C isoform X1, whose product METKLPMTSHGRNKAVRVVARFKPSVAYPNVKSSSSSSSSSAVSVHKPNGDESETVSISFGAQFPGSKDSYKLDYCYEEDETTSLILTKEIKPLISTVFEGKDANVIAHGARGSGKTHLIQGSEKEPGLAVLTMAEMLSMAGERGYSILVSVYEVCNEAVYDISDQEKRVVSVLESAQGRIQLKGLSKVHVKSLSEFKELYFGLKKTQKLKGDSPLRSHRGVMIHVTATGSNVSSGSIGRMNFLDLAGYEDSRKQKTDLVPLEITRINKSIYALQNVMYALNANESHVPYRESKLTRMLKDCLQGSNRTLLITCLPRELSQDSFYMLNLASRICLGGNRAMANATKKSKGPARSISSSSVAQRRQTPLNVTASSKQRTELRANASERKIKLNTSTSAIKGRKLFGEANGSVKSKNNSNKMEGKEMMAVKKEIFTSKVVLNVQSSASEEEVCSSFIVKDSQSSLLVKESSVQAVSSSNNLQETPRKHEERFLEATNCVDAVACKAQIVERDDNRPDAEEGRTPFSEGENLEKENINLLTNEITSPPLSLRLQELSNKLKSICDTSNQPSTPEKYQAAVTKYPEQVPEHGDVTAEAELRTPERSMPLNVGFSPWKTFSAHSSKLKNSAVGEYLKFLNTADKEDLKKLKGIGEKRATYIVELRQESPEPFKKLDDLKDIGLSEKQIKGMLRKEIGEIFQ is encoded by the exons ATGGAGACCAAGTTGCCGATGACTAGTCATGGACGAAATAAAGCGGTTCGGGTGGTGGCTAGGTTCAAGCCATCAGTAGCATATCCGAATgtaaaatcatcatcatcatcatcatcatcatcagctgTATCAGTTCACAAACCCAACGGTGATGAATCCGAGACTGTTTCCATTTCGTTCGGAGCTCAATTCCCTGG TTCGAAGGATTCATATAAGTTGGACTACTGctatgaagaagatgaaaccaCGAGTTTAATTCTCACCAAGGAGATTAAGCCTCTTATCTCTACTGTCTTTGAAGGTAAAGATGCTAACGTAATTGCACACGGAGCCAGAGGTAGTGGAAAAACACATCTTATTCAG gggTCTGAGAAGGAACCTGGATTAGCTGTCCTTACAATGGCTGAGATGTTATCCATGGCTGGGGAAAGGGGATACTCGATTTTAGTATCGGTTTACGAGGTCTGTAATGAAGCAGTGTATGACATCTCAGACCAAGAAAAGAGAGTGGTGTCTGTACTAGAAAGTGCACAAGGGAGAATCCAACTAAAGGGACTTTCCAAG GTACATGTGAAGTCACTCTCAGAGTTCAAAGAATTATATTTCGGTCTCAAGAAAACTCAGAAGCTGAAGGGTGACTCTCCTCTTCGGAGCCATAGAGGTGTGATGATACATGTAACTGCTACTGGTAGCAACGTCAGTTCAGGATCCATTGGGAGGATGAACTTTCTTGATTTGGCAG GATATGAGGACTCCAGGAAACAAAAAACTGATCTGGTTCCTCTAGAGATAACCAGAATCAATAAGTCGATATATGCGTTGCAGAACGTCATGTATGCTCTCAACGCAAATGAATCTCACGTGCCGTATAGGGAGAGCAAACTCACTCGCATGCTAAAAGACTGTTTACAAGGATCCAACAGAACGTTGCTGATCACTTGTTTG CCTCGGGAACTCAGCCAAGACTCGTTTTACATGCTAAACTTAGCTTCACGTATCTGCTTAGGCGGTAACCGAGCCATGGCTAATGCAACTAAGAAGAGCAAAGGTCCTGCAAGATCTATTTCTTCATCTTCTGTCGCTCAAAGGAGGCAAACACCTTTGAATGTGACTGCTTCTTCTAAACAAAGGACTGAGCTAAGGGCAAACGCGAGTGAGAGAAAGATTAAACTCAACACTTCCACTTCTGCAATTAAAGGAAG GAAACTGTTCGGTGAAGCAAATGGTTCGGTGAAATCTAAAAATAACTCTAACAAG ATGGAAGGCAAAGAAATGATGGCAGTGAAAAAG GAAATTTTCACTTCAAAAGTTGTCTTGAACGTTCAGTCCTCCGCATCAGAAGAA GAAGTCTGCTCGTCATTTATTGTTAAAGATTCTCAATCTTCTTTGCTAGTGAAG GAAAGTTCTGTCCAGGCTGTCTCAAGTTCTAATAATCTTCAGGAGACACCTCGGAAACATGAAGAAAGGTTTTTAGAAGCCACTAACTGCGTTGACGCTGTTGCATGCAAAG CTCAAATTGTAGAGAGGGATGACAACCGTCCAGACGCTGAAGAAGGTCGCACTCCGTTTAGTGAAG GTGAAAACttggaaaaagaaaacattaattTGCTAACCAATGAAATTACATCACCACCACTCAGCTTGCGGCTTCAAGAGCTATCCAACAAATTGAAGTCGATATGCGATACCTCAAACCAACCATCAACACCTGAGAAGTACCAAGCTGCAGTGACTAAATATCCTGAACAAGTACCAGAGCATGGCGATGTTACTGCTGAAGCTGAGCTAAGAACACCAGAGAGAAGTATGCCTTTAAATGTTGGGTTTAGTCCTTGGAAGACATTCAGTGCGCACAGCTCTAAACTGAAG AACTCTGCGGTTGGTGAGTACCTCAAGTTCCTAAACACTGCAGATAA GGAAGATCTAAAGAAGCTAAAG GGCATTGGAGAAAAGAGAGCGACTTACATAGTTGAGCTCCGCCAAGAATCTCCTGAACCATTTAAGAAA CTGGACGACTTGAAAGATATTGGACTCTCAGAAAAACAG ATTAAGGGAATGCTAAGGAAAGAGATTGGAGAGATTTTCCAGTAG
- the LOC111198680 gene encoding kinesin-like protein KIN-10C isoform X2, giving the protein METKLPMTSHGRNKAVRVVARFKPSVAYPNVKSSSSSSSSSAVSVHKPNGDESETVSISFGAQFPGSKDSYKLDYCYEEDETTSLILTKEIKPLISTVFEGKDANVIAHGARGSGKTHLIQGSEKEPGLAVLTMAEMLSMAGERGYSILVSVYEVCNEAVYDISDQEKRVVSVLESAQGRIQLKGLSKVHVKSLSEFKELYFGLKKTQKLKGDSPLRSHRGVMIHVTATGSNVSSGSIGRMNFLDLAGYEDSRKQKTDLVPLEITRINKSIYALQNVMYALNANESHVPYRESKLTRMLKDCLQGSNRTLLITCLPRELSQDSFYMLNLASRICLGGNRAMANATKKSKGPARSISSSSVAQRRQTPLNVTASSKQRTELRANASERKIKLNTSTSAIKGRKLFGEANGSVKSKNNSNKEIFTSKVVLNVQSSASEEEVCSSFIVKDSQSSLLVKESSVQAVSSSNNLQETPRKHEERFLEATNCVDAVACKAQIVERDDNRPDAEEGRTPFSEGENLEKENINLLTNEITSPPLSLRLQELSNKLKSICDTSNQPSTPEKYQAAVTKYPEQVPEHGDVTAEAELRTPERSMPLNVGFSPWKTFSAHSSKLKNSAVGEYLKFLNTADKEDLKKLKGIGEKRATYIVELRQESPEPFKKLDDLKDIGLSEKQIKGMLRKEIGEIFQ; this is encoded by the exons ATGGAGACCAAGTTGCCGATGACTAGTCATGGACGAAATAAAGCGGTTCGGGTGGTGGCTAGGTTCAAGCCATCAGTAGCATATCCGAATgtaaaatcatcatcatcatcatcatcatcatcagctgTATCAGTTCACAAACCCAACGGTGATGAATCCGAGACTGTTTCCATTTCGTTCGGAGCTCAATTCCCTGG TTCGAAGGATTCATATAAGTTGGACTACTGctatgaagaagatgaaaccaCGAGTTTAATTCTCACCAAGGAGATTAAGCCTCTTATCTCTACTGTCTTTGAAGGTAAAGATGCTAACGTAATTGCACACGGAGCCAGAGGTAGTGGAAAAACACATCTTATTCAG gggTCTGAGAAGGAACCTGGATTAGCTGTCCTTACAATGGCTGAGATGTTATCCATGGCTGGGGAAAGGGGATACTCGATTTTAGTATCGGTTTACGAGGTCTGTAATGAAGCAGTGTATGACATCTCAGACCAAGAAAAGAGAGTGGTGTCTGTACTAGAAAGTGCACAAGGGAGAATCCAACTAAAGGGACTTTCCAAG GTACATGTGAAGTCACTCTCAGAGTTCAAAGAATTATATTTCGGTCTCAAGAAAACTCAGAAGCTGAAGGGTGACTCTCCTCTTCGGAGCCATAGAGGTGTGATGATACATGTAACTGCTACTGGTAGCAACGTCAGTTCAGGATCCATTGGGAGGATGAACTTTCTTGATTTGGCAG GATATGAGGACTCCAGGAAACAAAAAACTGATCTGGTTCCTCTAGAGATAACCAGAATCAATAAGTCGATATATGCGTTGCAGAACGTCATGTATGCTCTCAACGCAAATGAATCTCACGTGCCGTATAGGGAGAGCAAACTCACTCGCATGCTAAAAGACTGTTTACAAGGATCCAACAGAACGTTGCTGATCACTTGTTTG CCTCGGGAACTCAGCCAAGACTCGTTTTACATGCTAAACTTAGCTTCACGTATCTGCTTAGGCGGTAACCGAGCCATGGCTAATGCAACTAAGAAGAGCAAAGGTCCTGCAAGATCTATTTCTTCATCTTCTGTCGCTCAAAGGAGGCAAACACCTTTGAATGTGACTGCTTCTTCTAAACAAAGGACTGAGCTAAGGGCAAACGCGAGTGAGAGAAAGATTAAACTCAACACTTCCACTTCTGCAATTAAAGGAAG GAAACTGTTCGGTGAAGCAAATGGTTCGGTGAAATCTAAAAATAACTCTAACAAG GAAATTTTCACTTCAAAAGTTGTCTTGAACGTTCAGTCCTCCGCATCAGAAGAA GAAGTCTGCTCGTCATTTATTGTTAAAGATTCTCAATCTTCTTTGCTAGTGAAG GAAAGTTCTGTCCAGGCTGTCTCAAGTTCTAATAATCTTCAGGAGACACCTCGGAAACATGAAGAAAGGTTTTTAGAAGCCACTAACTGCGTTGACGCTGTTGCATGCAAAG CTCAAATTGTAGAGAGGGATGACAACCGTCCAGACGCTGAAGAAGGTCGCACTCCGTTTAGTGAAG GTGAAAACttggaaaaagaaaacattaattTGCTAACCAATGAAATTACATCACCACCACTCAGCTTGCGGCTTCAAGAGCTATCCAACAAATTGAAGTCGATATGCGATACCTCAAACCAACCATCAACACCTGAGAAGTACCAAGCTGCAGTGACTAAATATCCTGAACAAGTACCAGAGCATGGCGATGTTACTGCTGAAGCTGAGCTAAGAACACCAGAGAGAAGTATGCCTTTAAATGTTGGGTTTAGTCCTTGGAAGACATTCAGTGCGCACAGCTCTAAACTGAAG AACTCTGCGGTTGGTGAGTACCTCAAGTTCCTAAACACTGCAGATAA GGAAGATCTAAAGAAGCTAAAG GGCATTGGAGAAAAGAGAGCGACTTACATAGTTGAGCTCCGCCAAGAATCTCCTGAACCATTTAAGAAA CTGGACGACTTGAAAGATATTGGACTCTCAGAAAAACAG ATTAAGGGAATGCTAAGGAAAGAGATTGGAGAGATTTTCCAGTAG
- the LOC111198679 gene encoding uncharacterized protein LOC111198679: protein MFSFILNARRSRELHQWRNLTSPLSNLLLPQTSPPFATSFSSDPTPEDDKKRKTFTVHYLINSLGLTPKLAESISSKANFDSKQNPDSVLKLLRSYGFADPQISTIIATYPRFLVENPEKTLRAKLHFLKLNGASSSEITDIVSKVPKILGKRGHVSITGYFDYVKEILQDQDNVKQTNRTRNVSVLRELGVPHKLLLNLLISKAKPVCGKERFEESVKKIVEMGFDPTSKKFVNALYVFYELSEKTIEMKVCIYKKLGFSVDEVWSTFKKWPYLLKYSEKKITQTFETLRGCGLTEEEVRAVVKKYPECVGTSEEKIVGSVETFVELGFTGEEALMIIKRHPQCIGLASDTVKSKIEFLVGKMGWGLKDVASTPIVLGFSLEKFILPRCNVIRALISKRLIGEMPAISSALTSPKLRFLKNFVKKHEEVAPELISIFNGDCVSLA from the coding sequence ATGTTTTCATTCATACTCAACGCTCGAAGGTCGCGCGAGCTACATCAATGGAGAAACTTGACATCTCCACTATCGAATCTCCTCCTCCCACAAACCTCACCTCCTTTCGCTACTTCCTTCTCTTCAGATCCAACCCCAGAAGACGATAAAAAGAGAAAGACTTTCACAGTCCATTACCTCATCAACTCCTTGGGTCTAACTCCAAAACTCGCCGAATCAATCTCATCGAAAGCCAACTTCGACTCGAAACAAAACCCAGACTCGGTCCTCAAACTCCTCCGAAGCTACGGATTCGCCGACCCGCAAATCTCCACCATCATCGCCACCTACCCGCGCTTCCTCGTCGAAAACCCCGAGAAGACCCTCCGCGCGAAGCTCCACTTCCTCAAGCTCAACGGCGCTTCGAGCTCCGAGATCACGGATATCGTCTCGAAAGTCCCCAAGATCTTAGGAAAAAGAGGCCACGTGTCAATCACTGGTTACTTCGATTACGTCAAAGAGATTCTGCAAGATCAAGACAATGTGAAGCAGACGAACAGAACAAGGAACGTCTCTGTTCTGAGAGAGCTTGGAGTGCCTCACAAGCTATTGCTCAACTTGCTGATCTCCAAGGCCAAACCGGTCTGCGGTAAAGAGAGGTTCGAGGAGTCGGTGAAGAAGATCGTCGAGATGGGGTTTGATCCTACCTCCAAGAAGTTCGTCAACGCTCTTTACGTTTTCTACGAGCTGAGCGAGAAGACTATAGAGATGAAAGTGTGTATTTACAAAAAGCTAGGCTTCAGCGTTGACGAGGTCTGGTCAACGTTCAAGAAATGGCCTTACTTGCTGAAGTACTCGGAGAAGAAGATTACGCAGACGTTCGAGACGTTGAGAGGGTGCGGTCTAACGGAAGAGGAGGTGCGTGCGGTAGTTAAGAAGTATCCGGAGTGCGTAGGCACTTCGGAGGAGAAGATAGTGGGTTCGGTCGAGACTTTTGTCGAGCTGGGGTTCACTGGAGAGGAGGCGTTGATGATTATCAAAAGACATCCTCAGTGTATTGGATTGGCTTCGGATACGGTGAAGAGTAAGATAGAGTTTCTTGTGGGGAAGATGGGTTGGGGTTTGAAGGATGTGGCTTCGACACCTATTGTACTTGGTTTCAGCTTGGAGAAGTTCATTTTGCCGAGATGTAATGTGATTAGAGCTCTTATCTCGAAAAGGCTGATCGGTGAAATGCCTGCGATTTCGTCTGCGTTGACGAGTCCTAAGCTGAGGTTTTTGAAGAATTTTGTGAAGAAGCATGAGGAGGTGGCGCCTGAGTTGATCTCTATCTTCAATGGAGATTGTGTTTCATTAGCTTAG
- the LOC106348294 gene encoding BAHD acyltransferase DCR: MKIKITSKTHVKPNKPILGKQQFQLTTFDLPYLAFYYNQKFLLYKFQNPLDLEEPTFQNNVVEKLKDGLSSVLEDFYQLAGKLAKDDEGVFRVEYDADDEEINGVEFSVAEAPDVSVGDLTVEDGTAKLEELVPYSRISNLEGLSRPLLVIQVTKLKDGLAMGLAFNHAVLDGTATWHFMSSWAEICRGAKTISTQPFLDRAKARDTRVKLDLTAPKDPNAGDGAAEPPQLVEKVFRFSDSAIHTIKSRANSVIPSDGSKPFSTFQSLTSHIWRHVTLARGLKPEDITVFTVFADCRRRVDPPMPEEYFGNMIQAIFTGTAAGLLAAHGPEFGASVVQKAIVAHEARVVDARNEEWEKSPKIFQFKDAGVNCVAVGSSPRFKVYEVDFGWGKPETVRSGSNNRFNGMMYLYQGKAGGISIDVEISLEAHVMEKLEKSKEFLLVEEEDGKNLSNGNANGNGLV; the protein is encoded by the exons ATGAAGATAAAGATAACAAGCAAAACACATGTGAAACCAAACAAGCCAATACTAGGGAAGCAACAATTCCAGCTCACCACATTTGATCTTCCTTACCTAGCTTTCTACTACAACCAGAAGTTTCTGCTCTACAAGTTCCAGAACCCTCTAGATCTCGAGGAACCCACTTTCCAAAACAATGTCGTGGAGAAGCTCAAGGACGGTTTGAGTTCGGTTCTTGAAGACTTTTATCAGCTTGCTGGTAAGCTGGCCAAGGACGACGAAGGGGTCTTCCGAGTTGAGTACGATGCTGACGACGAAGAGATCAACGGCGTGGAGTTCTCGGTTGCTGAAGCTCCTGACGTCAGCGTCGGTGATCTCACGGTTGAGGATGGGACAGCTAAGCTCGAGGAGTTGGTTCCGTACAGCAGGATCTCGAATTTGGAAGGACTTAGCAGGCCTCTCCTTGTTATCCAG GTGACCAAACTTAAAGATGGGCTTGCAATGGGCCTAGCTTTCAATCACGCAGTGCTAGACGGAACTGCCACATGGCACTTCATGAGCTCATGGGCCGAGATTTGCCGTGGGGCCAAAACCATCTCGACCCAGCCTTTCCTGGACCGAGCTAAGGCGCGTGACACACGTGTGAAGCTGGACCTAACTGCCCCAAAGGACCCCAACGCCGGGGATGGTGCGGCGGAACCGCCGCAGCTGGTAGAGAAAGTCTTCAGGTTCTCAGACTCCGCCATCCACACGATCAAGTCAAGAGCCAACTCAGTCATCCCATCCGACGGCTCAAAACCTTTCTCCACTTTCCAGTCCCTCACATCGCACATCTGGCGCCACGTCACCCTCGCGCGTGGGCTCAAACCCGAAGACATAACTGTCTTCACTGTCTTCGCCGACTGTCGCCGCCGCGTCGATCCTCCGATGCCGGAGGAGTATTTCGGGAACATGATCCAGGCGATCTTCACGGGGACCGCGGCGGGGCTTCTGGCGGCGCACGGGCCGGAGTTCGGAGCTTCGGTGGTGCAGAAAGCGATCGTGGCTCACGAGGCGCGTGTGGTGGACGCGCGGAACGAGGAGTGGGAGAAGTCGCCGAAGATATTCCAGTTCAAAGACGCGGGAGTGAACTGCGTGGCGGTGGGGAGCTCGCCGAGGTTCAAGGTGTACGAGGTTGATTTCGGGTGGGGAAAACCGGAAACGGTTAGGAGCGGGTCGAACAACCGGTTTAATGGGATGATGTACCTGTACCAAGGGAAAGCTGGAGGTATAAGTATAGATGTGGAGATCTCTCTGGAAGCTCATGTCATGGAGAAGTTAGAGAAGAGTAAAGAGTTTTTACTTGTCGAAGAGGAAGATGGAAAGAATCTCAGCAATGGCAATGCTAATGGTAACGGTTTGGTTTGA